The following coding sequences are from one Hydra vulgaris chromosome 04, alternate assembly HydraT2T_AEP window:
- the LOC124818713 gene encoding 52 kDa repressor of the inhibitor of the protein kinase isoform X3, with translation MSNANGNGKNPANAKRKQVNISTYFNKKHILSEQVNKTENLTIPIPCTSQLSENDKNTACSIEKDILEPLTFIEDIGYYINSKSLNQNTRYRLVKKNWLPGSDFIYPFSTHVKKGKEVKRYLNQSHLMKFPWLVYSSLKSGLFCKFCVLFLVNNTGGLRNTEPLKKLVTVPLNTFAKLLGKDGDLESHQNNLYHKNAILQANEFLIRYEQPEREVLNLIDSERKRQIVENRERITPIIESIIFLARQNIPLRGHRDDGELLINSSSKTSVINEGNFRELLRFRIKSGDKILENHLNTTHAKATYISNTIQEELIECCKEEIIYKILTDIQCNKFYSILLDETTDVSHSSQMTLILRYIFDEKIKEDFVSFINCHTYFYNKQKSNQEEHINHSEECVENYESTIIEPKLTGEVLGKIVVNILKSLNLNLKHCVGIATDGCSIMTSTVRGAVKYIQSNATPNAVYSPCTNHCLNLSISKSSSVMEIRDSIGIIKETVKFFNMSAKRNHVLKIVFGKEKNLMSLCETRWIERHDSVLIFKNSLHYIIKSLNLITEWQDNDSSVKAYSLLNSLTTCQFIISLFILSDLLNLTSPASKLLQSVQKDLHFAEDCFKDIINIMENRRSTCYINFKTIFIESKQLMEKLDVEVKLPRITKHQIHRPNINTLTVEEYFRISVYNPLYDHVLADLKDRYLSKKNLTVYKLLLLIPSLVVAIKLHDMNNIADIVAKEYSFICIEKRQFSSELDLWITKWTRVKNED, from the exons atgagcAATGCCAATGGAAATGGTAAAAACCCAGCTAATGCAAAAAGAAAACAAGTCAATATTTCTACATATTTTAACAAGAAACACATTTTATCAgaacaagttaataaaacagAGAACTTAACCATTCCGATACCGTGCACTTCTCAATTAtctgaaaatgataaaaacactGCTTGCAGTATcgaaaaagatattttagaacCTTTAACTTTTATTGAGGATATTGGATATTATATAAACTCAAAGTCTTTAAATCAGAATACAAGATAtagattagttaaaaaaaattggttgcCTGGATCTGATTTTATTTATCCTTTTTCAACACATGTTAAAAAAGGCAAAGAAGTAAAGCGATACTTAAATCAATCTCACTTAATGAAATTCCCTTGGTTAGTATATTCATCATTAAAATCTGGGTTATTCTGTAAATTTTGTGTACTTTTCCTTGTTAACAATACTGGAGGATTAAGAAATACtgaacctttaaaaaaattagtcactGTACCATTAAATACATTTGCTAAACTATTAGGAAAAGATGGCGATCTAGAATCCcaccaaaataatttatatcacaaaaatgcaattttacaagCTAATGAGTTTTTAATCCGTTATGAACAGCCAGAAAGAGAAGTTCTAAACTTGATTGACAGCGAAAGAAAGAGGCAAATAGTTGAAAATAGAGAAAGAATTACTCCTATTATTgagtcaataatttttttagctagACAAAACATTCCTTTAAGAGGGCATAGGGATGATGGagaattattaattaattctaGTTCAAAAACATCCGTTATCAATGAAGGGAACTTTAGAGAACTTTTAAGATTCCGAATAAAATCTGGTGATAAGATATTAGAAAATCATCTTAACACAACTCATGCCAAAGCTACATATATAAGTAATACTATTCAAGAAGAATTAATAGAATGCTGCAAagaagaaattatttataaaatattgacaGATATTCAATGtaataagttttatagtattttattagaCGAAACTACAGATGTATCACATTCATCTCAAATGACACtaattttaagatatatttttgatgaaaaaataaaagaagatttTGTTTCATTCATAAATTGTCACACATACTTTTATAATAAGCAAAAGTCAAACCAGGAGGAACATATCAATCATAGTGAAGAATGTGTAGAAAATTATGAAAGCACTATTATTGAACCAAAACTCACAGGTGAAGTTCTTGGAAAAATAGTCGTTAAtattctaaaaagtttaaatttaaacttgaaacACTGTGTTGGAATTGCAACAGATGGTTGCTCTATTATGACATCCACAGTTCGTGGTGCTGTTAAATATATTCAATCAAATGCAACTCCAAATGCAGTTTATAGTCCATGTACGaatcattgtttaaatttatcaatttctaAATCATCTAGTGTCATGGAAATTAGAGACTCTATTGGTATTATTAAAGAAactgttaagttttttaatatgtcAGCCAAAAGAAATCATGttcttaaaatagtttttggtaaagaaaaaaatttaatgagtttatGTGAAACAAGATGGATTGAAAGACACGAtagtgttttaatatttaagaattCTCTACACTATATCATTAAATCTCTGAACCTTATAACTGAATGGCAAGATAATGATTCATCAGTAAAAGCTTATTCtcttttaaattcattaactACATGTcaatttataatatcattatttatactaTCAGATTTACTCAACTTAACGTCACCTGCAAGTAAACTACTTCAAAGTGTTCAAAAAGACCTGCATTTTGCAGAAGATTGCTTTAaggatattataaatattatggaaAATAGGCGGTCTacttgttatataaattttaaaacaatatttatagaAAGTAAACAACTTATGGAAAAATTGGATGTGGAAGTAAAGTTACCTCGTATTACTAAGCATCAAATACACAGaccaaatataaatactttaaccGTAGAAGAATACTTTAGAATTTCTGTTTATAATCCACTGTATGATCATGTCCTTGCTGATTTAAAAGATAGATATTTaagtaagaaaaatttaactgtttataaattattacttctTATACCAAGCCTCGTTGTTGCTATCAAGTTGCATGATATGAATAATATTGCAGACATTGTTGCTAAAGAATACTCATTTATTTGCATAGAAAAACGACAGTTTTCTTCTGAACTTGATTTGTGGATTACAAAATGGACCAGAGTTAAAAATGaag ATTAA
- the LOC136079269 gene encoding uncharacterized protein LOC136079269, with amino-acid sequence MAVLWHHILKRFNAVSKLIQEVELDLHTASSMLLSLIDFVKNLRNDFTRFENESKKLSSFIEKDYSDKNKRKVIKKLTNRENQVDSLSVSNMFRVNTFFVIIDKLVTQLTIRSDGYNHVNKLFGFLSKLLTISTMEWQVSAKKIVEVYSNDLEDSFIFEIEQFVTLKLQPPGFFSHKKDKSETENTLIPPHVLNWIVETDIIDVFPNVYIAYRLFLTISITNCEVERSFSTLKRVKNMHRSTMVHSRLSNIARLTIESKLLETLDFSDVIAEFTGKKSKKKSLNLIQ; translated from the coding sequence ATGGCTGTACTTTGGCATCACATACTTAAGAGGTTTAATGCGGTTAGCAAATTAATTCAAGAAGTTGAATTAGATTTGCATACAGCAAGCAGTATGTTACTTTCACTAATTGACTTTGTAAAAAACTTACGAAACGACTTTACGAGATTTGAGAatgaatcaaaaaaacttaGCTCGTTTATTGAAAAAGACTATTCTGATAAGAACAAAAGaaaggtaattaaaaaattgaccAACAGAGAAAACCAAGTTGATTCTTTAAGCGTATCCAACATGTTTCGAGTGAAtacattttttgtcattattgaCAAACTTGTGACACAATTAACTATAAGAAGTGATGGTTACAACCACGTAAATAAGTTATTTGGATTTCTATCGAAGCTGTTAACTATTAGTACCATGGAATGGCAAGTTAGCGCGAAAAAAATTGTAGAAGTGTACTCAAATGATTTAGAAGATAGTTTCATATTTGAAATAGAACAATTTGTAACATTAAAGTTGCAGCCTCCGGGTTTTTTTTcgcataaaaaagataaatctgAGACTGAAAACACATTGATTCCTCCGCATGTTTTAAATTGGATTGTTGAAACCGATATTATTGATGTATTTCCAAATGTTTATATAGCATATCGCTTGTTTCTAACTATTTCCATAACAAATTGCGAGGTTGAGAGATCATTCTCTACTCTTAAAAGAGTTAAGAACATGCACCGATCAACAATGGTCCATAGTCGTTTAAGTAATATAGCAAGATTAACTATTGAGTCAAAATTATTAGAAACTTTGGATTTCAGCGATGTGATTGCAGAGTTTACggggaaaaaaagcaaaaaaaaatcactcaacttaattcaataa
- the LOC124818713 gene encoding 52 kDa repressor of the inhibitor of the protein kinase isoform X1, with product MSNANGNGKNPANAKRKQVNISTYFNKKHILSEQVNKTENLTIPIPCTSQLSENDKNTACSIEKDILEPLTFIEDIGYYINSKSLNQNTRYRLVKKNWLPGSDFIYPFSTHVKKGKEVKRYLNQSHLMKFPWLVYSSLKSGLFCKFCVLFLVNNTGGLRNTEPLKKLVTVPLNTFAKLLGKDGDLESHQNNLYHKNAILQANEFLIRYEQPEREVLNLIDSERKRQIVENRERITPIIESIIFLARQNIPLRGHRDDGELLINSSSKTSVINEGNFRELLRFRIKSGDKILENHLNTTHAKATYISNTIQEELIECCKEEIIYKILTDIQCNKFYSILLDETTDVSHSSQMTLILRYIFDEKIKEDFVSFINCHTYFYNKQKSNQEEHINHSEECVENYESTIIEPKLTGEVLGKIVVNILKSLNLNLKHCVGIATDGCSIMTSTVRGAVKYIQSNATPNAVYSPCTNHCLNLSISKSSSVMEIRDSIGIIKETVKFFNMSAKRNHVLKIVFGKEKNLMSLCETRWIERHDSVLIFKNSLHYIIKSLNLITEWQDNDSSVKAYSLLNSLTTCQFIISLFILSDLLNLTSPASKLLQSVQKDLHFAEDCFKDIINIMENRRSTCYINFKTIFIESKQLMEKLDVEVKLPRITKHQIHRPNINTLTVEEYFRISVYNPLYDHVLADLKDRYLSKKNLTVYKLLLLIPSLVVAIKLHDMNNIADIVAKEYSFICIEKRQFSSELDLWITKWTRVKNEGGYLPSTVIDGLDCCPDILFPSIKTILLIIGCLPISIASAERSFSSLRRLKDWLRSRMSQDRLNGLALLYVHRDKEVLTDSVIERFSKVKKRNIEFIL from the exons atgagcAATGCCAATGGAAATGGTAAAAACCCAGCTAATGCAAAAAGAAAACAAGTCAATATTTCTACATATTTTAACAAGAAACACATTTTATCAgaacaagttaataaaacagAGAACTTAACCATTCCGATACCGTGCACTTCTCAATTAtctgaaaatgataaaaacactGCTTGCAGTATcgaaaaagatattttagaacCTTTAACTTTTATTGAGGATATTGGATATTATATAAACTCAAAGTCTTTAAATCAGAATACAAGATAtagattagttaaaaaaaattggttgcCTGGATCTGATTTTATTTATCCTTTTTCAACACATGTTAAAAAAGGCAAAGAAGTAAAGCGATACTTAAATCAATCTCACTTAATGAAATTCCCTTGGTTAGTATATTCATCATTAAAATCTGGGTTATTCTGTAAATTTTGTGTACTTTTCCTTGTTAACAATACTGGAGGATTAAGAAATACtgaacctttaaaaaaattagtcactGTACCATTAAATACATTTGCTAAACTATTAGGAAAAGATGGCGATCTAGAATCCcaccaaaataatttatatcacaaaaatgcaattttacaagCTAATGAGTTTTTAATCCGTTATGAACAGCCAGAAAGAGAAGTTCTAAACTTGATTGACAGCGAAAGAAAGAGGCAAATAGTTGAAAATAGAGAAAGAATTACTCCTATTATTgagtcaataatttttttagctagACAAAACATTCCTTTAAGAGGGCATAGGGATGATGGagaattattaattaattctaGTTCAAAAACATCCGTTATCAATGAAGGGAACTTTAGAGAACTTTTAAGATTCCGAATAAAATCTGGTGATAAGATATTAGAAAATCATCTTAACACAACTCATGCCAAAGCTACATATATAAGTAATACTATTCAAGAAGAATTAATAGAATGCTGCAAagaagaaattatttataaaatattgacaGATATTCAATGtaataagttttatagtattttattagaCGAAACTACAGATGTATCACATTCATCTCAAATGACACtaattttaagatatatttttgatgaaaaaataaaagaagatttTGTTTCATTCATAAATTGTCACACATACTTTTATAATAAGCAAAAGTCAAACCAGGAGGAACATATCAATCATAGTGAAGAATGTGTAGAAAATTATGAAAGCACTATTATTGAACCAAAACTCACAGGTGAAGTTCTTGGAAAAATAGTCGTTAAtattctaaaaagtttaaatttaaacttgaaacACTGTGTTGGAATTGCAACAGATGGTTGCTCTATTATGACATCCACAGTTCGTGGTGCTGTTAAATATATTCAATCAAATGCAACTCCAAATGCAGTTTATAGTCCATGTACGaatcattgtttaaatttatcaatttctaAATCATCTAGTGTCATGGAAATTAGAGACTCTATTGGTATTATTAAAGAAactgttaagttttttaatatgtcAGCCAAAAGAAATCATGttcttaaaatagtttttggtaaagaaaaaaatttaatgagtttatGTGAAACAAGATGGATTGAAAGACACGAtagtgttttaatatttaagaattCTCTACACTATATCATTAAATCTCTGAACCTTATAACTGAATGGCAAGATAATGATTCATCAGTAAAAGCTTATTCtcttttaaattcattaactACATGTcaatttataatatcattatttatactaTCAGATTTACTCAACTTAACGTCACCTGCAAGTAAACTACTTCAAAGTGTTCAAAAAGACCTGCATTTTGCAGAAGATTGCTTTAaggatattataaatattatggaaAATAGGCGGTCTacttgttatataaattttaaaacaatatttatagaAAGTAAACAACTTATGGAAAAATTGGATGTGGAAGTAAAGTTACCTCGTATTACTAAGCATCAAATACACAGaccaaatataaatactttaaccGTAGAAGAATACTTTAGAATTTCTGTTTATAATCCACTGTATGATCATGTCCTTGCTGATTTAAAAGATAGATATTTaagtaagaaaaatttaactgtttataaattattacttctTATACCAAGCCTCGTTGTTGCTATCAAGTTGCATGATATGAATAATATTGCAGACATTGTTGCTAAAGAATACTCATTTATTTGCATAGAAAAACGACAGTTTTCTTCTGAACTTGATTTGTGGATTACAAAATGGACCAGAGTTAAAAATGaag GAGGTTATTTACCATCTACAGTCATTGATGGTTTGGATTGTTGTCCAGATATATTGTTCCCAAgtattaaaacaatacttttaattattggTTGTCTGCCCATTAGCATTGCATCAGCTGAAAGAAGTTTTTCTTCTTTGCGAAG ATTAAAAGATTGGTTACGATCCCGAATGAGTCAAGATAGATTGAATGGTTTAGCTTTACTTTATGTTCATCGGGACAAAGAAGTGTTAACAGACAGCGTTATTGAACGGTtttcaaaagtgaaaaaaagaaacattgaatTTATATTGTAA
- the LOC124818713 gene encoding 52 kDa repressor of the inhibitor of the protein kinase isoform X2 — MSNANGNGKNPANAKRKQVNISTYFNKKHILSEQVNKTENLTIPIPCTSQLSENDKNTACSIEKDILEPLTFIEDIGYYINSKSLNQNTRYRLVKKNWLPGSDFIYPFSTHVKKGKEVKRYLNQSHLMKFPWLVYSSLKSGLFCKFCVLFLVNNTGGLRNTEPLKKLVTVPLNTFAKLLGKDGDLESHQNNLYHKNAILQANEFLIRYEQPEREVLNLIDSERKRQIVENRERITPIIESIIFLARQNIPLRGHRDDGELLINSSSKTSVINEGNFRELLRFRIKSGDKILENHLNTTHAKATYISNTIQEELIECCKEEIIYKILTDIQCNKFYSILLDETTDVSHSSQMTLILRYIFDEKIKEDFVSFINCHTYFYNKQKSNQEEHINHSEECVENYESTIIEPKLTGEVLGKIVVNILKSLNLNLKHCVGIATDGCSIMTSTVRGAVKYIQSNATPNAVYSPCTNHCLNLSISKSSSVMEIRDSIGIIKETVKFFNMSAKRNHVLKIVFGKEKNLMSLCETRWIERHDSVLIFKNSLHYIIKSLNLITEWQDNDSSVKAYSLLNSLTTCQFIISLFILSDLLNLTSPASKLLQSVQKDLHFAEDCFKDIINIMENRRSTCYINFKTIFIESKQLMEKLDVEVKLPRITKHQIHRPNINTLTVEEYFRISVYNPLYDHVLADLKDRYLKKRQFSSELDLWITKWTRVKNEGGYLPSTVIDGLDCCPDILFPSIKTILLIIGCLPISIASAERSFSSLRRLKDWLRSRMSQDRLNGLALLYVHRDKEVLTDSVIERFSKVKKRNIEFIL, encoded by the exons atgagcAATGCCAATGGAAATGGTAAAAACCCAGCTAATGCAAAAAGAAAACAAGTCAATATTTCTACATATTTTAACAAGAAACACATTTTATCAgaacaagttaataaaacagAGAACTTAACCATTCCGATACCGTGCACTTCTCAATTAtctgaaaatgataaaaacactGCTTGCAGTATcgaaaaagatattttagaacCTTTAACTTTTATTGAGGATATTGGATATTATATAAACTCAAAGTCTTTAAATCAGAATACAAGATAtagattagttaaaaaaaattggttgcCTGGATCTGATTTTATTTATCCTTTTTCAACACATGTTAAAAAAGGCAAAGAAGTAAAGCGATACTTAAATCAATCTCACTTAATGAAATTCCCTTGGTTAGTATATTCATCATTAAAATCTGGGTTATTCTGTAAATTTTGTGTACTTTTCCTTGTTAACAATACTGGAGGATTAAGAAATACtgaacctttaaaaaaattagtcactGTACCATTAAATACATTTGCTAAACTATTAGGAAAAGATGGCGATCTAGAATCCcaccaaaataatttatatcacaaaaatgcaattttacaagCTAATGAGTTTTTAATCCGTTATGAACAGCCAGAAAGAGAAGTTCTAAACTTGATTGACAGCGAAAGAAAGAGGCAAATAGTTGAAAATAGAGAAAGAATTACTCCTATTATTgagtcaataatttttttagctagACAAAACATTCCTTTAAGAGGGCATAGGGATGATGGagaattattaattaattctaGTTCAAAAACATCCGTTATCAATGAAGGGAACTTTAGAGAACTTTTAAGATTCCGAATAAAATCTGGTGATAAGATATTAGAAAATCATCTTAACACAACTCATGCCAAAGCTACATATATAAGTAATACTATTCAAGAAGAATTAATAGAATGCTGCAAagaagaaattatttataaaatattgacaGATATTCAATGtaataagttttatagtattttattagaCGAAACTACAGATGTATCACATTCATCTCAAATGACACtaattttaagatatatttttgatgaaaaaataaaagaagatttTGTTTCATTCATAAATTGTCACACATACTTTTATAATAAGCAAAAGTCAAACCAGGAGGAACATATCAATCATAGTGAAGAATGTGTAGAAAATTATGAAAGCACTATTATTGAACCAAAACTCACAGGTGAAGTTCTTGGAAAAATAGTCGTTAAtattctaaaaagtttaaatttaaacttgaaacACTGTGTTGGAATTGCAACAGATGGTTGCTCTATTATGACATCCACAGTTCGTGGTGCTGTTAAATATATTCAATCAAATGCAACTCCAAATGCAGTTTATAGTCCATGTACGaatcattgtttaaatttatcaatttctaAATCATCTAGTGTCATGGAAATTAGAGACTCTATTGGTATTATTAAAGAAactgttaagttttttaatatgtcAGCCAAAAGAAATCATGttcttaaaatagtttttggtaaagaaaaaaatttaatgagtttatGTGAAACAAGATGGATTGAAAGACACGAtagtgttttaatatttaagaattCTCTACACTATATCATTAAATCTCTGAACCTTATAACTGAATGGCAAGATAATGATTCATCAGTAAAAGCTTATTCtcttttaaattcattaactACATGTcaatttataatatcattatttatactaTCAGATTTACTCAACTTAACGTCACCTGCAAGTAAACTACTTCAAAGTGTTCAAAAAGACCTGCATTTTGCAGAAGATTGCTTTAaggatattataaatattatggaaAATAGGCGGTCTacttgttatataaattttaaaacaatatttatagaAAGTAAACAACTTATGGAAAAATTGGATGTGGAAGTAAAGTTACCTCGTATTACTAAGCATCAAATACACAGaccaaatataaatactttaaccGTAGAAGAATACTTTAGAATTTCTGTTTATAATCCACTGTATGATCATGTCCTTGCTGATTTAAAAGATAGATATTTaa AAAAACGACAGTTTTCTTCTGAACTTGATTTGTGGATTACAAAATGGACCAGAGTTAAAAATGaag GAGGTTATTTACCATCTACAGTCATTGATGGTTTGGATTGTTGTCCAGATATATTGTTCCCAAgtattaaaacaatacttttaattattggTTGTCTGCCCATTAGCATTGCATCAGCTGAAAGAAGTTTTTCTTCTTTGCGAAG ATTAAAAGATTGGTTACGATCCCGAATGAGTCAAGATAGATTGAATGGTTTAGCTTTACTTTATGTTCATCGGGACAAAGAAGTGTTAACAGACAGCGTTATTGAACGGTtttcaaaagtgaaaaaaagaaacattgaatTTATATTGTAA